A window of Rutidosis leptorrhynchoides isolate AG116_Rl617_1_P2 unplaced genomic scaffold, CSIRO_AGI_Rlap_v1 contig99, whole genome shotgun sequence genomic DNA:
TACTTCATACTTGAGATCAAGTTGGCTCTTTGATGCTGACACGTTGGTTTTTGCTGAGTCAAAGCGTAATCTATGAGTTTAACCAGTCTAGATTAGTATGATATCAGCTCCTCTTTCGTCATTGTCTCTACTATCTATATTCCGTTTTTTTTTATCTGCACCGATCATCGATATTATCAACCAATCAAAATCTGTCAGAGTTTTTTAGTCATTTTGAACTTCGAGTAGAAGAAAATGGTCATTTCAGCCCAGCTATGGGTGCAACTCTCCGTTGGACTAGACTAGATTAGACTAGACTAGTTTTTTGCCATGAAGATAAGAAATAGACTAGTTTTTTGCCATGAAGATAAGAAAAGTGACAGTTAATTTGGAACGGAGAGATAGAAAACAAGCAAAATAAAGAGGGTCATTTAAGAAACAAAAATTCAATAAGGATCTAGATTATCAAAGATTACAACATAAAGGGCATATATTACAGTTTGGTCTTTTCCCATTACTCAAAcaaaaagtaaataaaaaaaagaCAGGATATTGCAGAGAAAGGAAAAGACACATGCATGTTACACCAATCAACGGCGAGATTCCATTTATGTTTCCAATCAATCAACACCAACCGTTAGATCTAATGAAAGTTTAATCTTAATTAAAACACAAACCTCCATTGTTCttcctcctctctctctctctctgtgtAGAAGTAGAGCTTAAAAGAAGAAATGTTAGAGAGAGAAAGAAAACCCAATTAGCCATTTTTGAGTTTGAGTAAATCATAATTAgaaagtttggtttttttttttttttgaaaaaatatGTTTTTTTAGGACTAGATCTAtgaattttgggttgtttctcaaataATGTAATCATAAGAACAAAacccttttttttttaattttagatCTGTTGTCATTTTTGAGCTCAAGGGATTAATTTTTCTCAGGAAAGTTTGGATTTTTCTTTTCCTGGGAAAGTTATGAATTATTTCCCAGATGAAGTGTTAGAGCTAATTTTCGACTTTGTAACCTTACACAAAGACAGAAACTCAGTCTCtttagtctgcaaatcatggtacTGGATCGAGAAATTCAGCAGGCAGAAAGTGTTCATCGGAAATTGTTACTCAATCAGCCCGGAGAGGTTGACGGCGAGATTTCCGGCACTAAAGTCACTGACCCTGAAAGGGAAACCCCATTTTGCTGACTTCAACTTGGTCCCACATGACTGGGGAGGGTTTTTGTTACCTTGGATCGAGGCAATGGTGAAAGCTAAGATCGGACTTGAGGAGCTCAGATTGAAGAGGATGGTTGTTTCCGATGAGAGTCTCGAATTGCTTTCTCGAGCTTTTCCCAATTTCAAGTCTTTGGTTCTTGTTAATTGTGAAGGGTTCACAACAGATGGCTTAGCCGCCATTGCAGCCAATTGTAGGTAAGGGAAATCCCACTTTTTGAAGCTCTAATTTGGTCAAGTTAAGATTATTTTgtgtaaattaagttatatttgaaGCTACAATTAAGCATAATGTTGATTTTATAGTTAAGACAGATTGTTTCTTAAGCAGTTAGCAGCTAAATGTGCTTTTAGATAGCATTGATTGTTACTAGGAATGGAAATTTTGTTCATAGTGACTTGTGGATCCAATAAAAGAATTAATCTGTTTAAAAATTGAATTTTTATGGATTGGGTTGACTTTTTTTTTCATGTTTGTTAAATCCAGGCATCTTAGGGAGTTGGATTTGCAAGAGAATGATATTGAGGATCATAGAGGCCAATGGCTTAACTGCTTTCCAGAGAACTCTACTTCTCTCGTCTCTCTGAATTTCGCATGCCTTAAAGGAGAAATCAATTTGGCAGTACTTGAGAGGCTCGTGGCAAGATCTCCTAACCTCAAAAGCTTGAAGCTCAATCGTGCAGTGGCTCTCGAGACGCTTCAGAGGATATTGGTCAAAGCTCCTCAACTCGCTGACTTGGGTACGGGATCTTACGTTCAGGATCCAGCTTCTGAGGTTTACACTAAGCTGGAAGCTGCCATTAAAAAATGTACCTCTCTGAAAAGTTTGTCTGGCTTTCTGGAAGTTGCTCCTCGTTGCTTGTCGGCTTTTTACGCGATCTGTCCAAATTTGACTTCCTTGAACCTGAGCTATGCGCCTGGAATTTGCGGGACTGAGCTAATGAAGCTAATTCATCATTGTAGGAAATTGCAGCGCTTATGGGTATTGACTTTATCCCTTTGTTTTTTTGAATAAGTATATCCAATATAGTTCCATTTGTATGAAAAAGTCTGAAATGTCATTCCCTGTTGTATGTGATATGTTCTTATCAATGGAAATCTGTGCAGATACTTGATTGCATTGGGGACAAAGGACTAGAAGTGGTAGCTTCATGTTGCAAAGAATTGCAAGAGTTGAGGGTTTTTCCATCTGACCCTTACGGAGTTGGAAATGCCGCTGTGACGGAGGAAGGCTTGGTTGCGATATCGGCCGGTTGCCCGAATCTTACTTCGTTACTCTACTTCTGCCAGCAAATGACCAATGCTGCCCTTATAACCGTCGCCCAGAACTCCCCAAACTTTACTTGCTTCCGGTTATGTATCCTCGACCCGACTAAACCTGACGCCGATACACAACAGCCGCTCGATGAAGGTTACGGGGCAATCGTTCAGGCATGCAGCGGTATCAAACGGTTGTCAATTTCCGGCCTATTAACTGACCAAGCCTTCCTCTTTATCGGAAAATACGCTGAGAAACTTGAGATGCTTTCCGTCGCTTTTGCCGGAGATAGCGATAAAGCAATGCTTTACGTTTTGAATGGGTGTAAGAAGCTTAGGAAGCTAGAGATCATGAATAGTCCTTTTGGTAATGTTGCACTATTGCAGTACATGGAGAAGTATGAGACAATGCGATCTCTTTGGATGTCGTCTTGTGAAATTACACTTGGAGGATGCAAATCACTTGCAAAGAAGATGAAGAGGCTAAACGTGGAAATCATGAACGAGAACGAAGACATGGAGTTCAATCGGGATGATGATTCTCAGAAGGTTGAGAGGATGTACTTGTATCGATCACTTGTAGGCCCTAGGAAGGATGCTCCGGACTTCGTCTGGACTTTGTAGCTTTATTCTCTTTTTTCTTAGTACTTGTATTTTGTTACTAAGTTTTAGTGGACTATTGCTACTGCTACTGTTGTTTAATTTAATTTACAAGAGATTTGCTATTTGTCATCCTTGTTATTACTGTGAATTAGATCTCTGCTAATATCATTTCTCTTTGTTTCTATGTTAGTTAGACAAAATATGTCAAACTTCAGGTGTGTCAAAAATATAAATAGCAAACTAAGAACATCTCCAATACAATACAAAATCGAGATAAGAGACATTTTCCGATTCGGGAGACGCACAGGAGATGGTCTAAGGATCGAAGCTGGTCTAAGGATCGAAGTTGGTCGGAATCTGAATTCATCTTATTTCCAATGGAGTTGACGATTGAACAATCACAAATCTGTAAATCCTATACTATAATGTATAATACTCTAGTTTACAAGATGTTGAGTTCTAAATAACAAACTGTAAATCCATGAACaaacacagattcaagaactaaACTGAGGTGAAATACTAAACCTCATATTTTAAACATAACATTGATGACAGTCGCAGATTGTAATGAGCAATTTGGAAAAAGAAAAGCATCCACCAAAGAAGAATAGCAGGAAGCTTTATTTAGTTAAACCGAACCGGACCGAATCAAACATTCCATTTTTTTTTCATCTTATGCAACAGCTACAACACTCCTCCAACAAGCAGCAGCAACAGATTGCAGCAAAACTATAATTGTAAAAGAACATGAAGAATGTTATCAAGTCCAAAAATATCACCATTATGAAAATCAAGGAGTAAATCGTAATGAAGTTAAAGTTGAAGGACTTAATTGTAAATGTTTGAAGACTTTGCAATCCTAAAAGGCAAACAGCATACCAGCCTCTGAGAAATGAAAAGCAACCAAGATCAGAGTAATTGTCATGCTGGCGGCGATAGTGGTTGTAAAGAGGTGGAGCTTGCGGTGGTGGAGGATACGTCCCCTCAGTGAAATACCCTTGGTACCCTTCGTGATATGGCCGGGCAAGCGGTGCCGGTGGCGGTGGTGGGTATCCCTGAAACGGTGATGGTGCTGATGGATATTCTGACGGTGGAGATGCAAATCCTACCAAACAAAAAGAATTTACGAAATCAAAACTCTATAATCTCAATCTgataaaaatttaaaatttaaactgAAAAATAAGAATTAAAGAAGAAGAAAACGAAGGGTTTTTGTTCATACCATGAATATGATAACTCATTTTCGTTTGTTTTCAAATGTCAAAGAGATGGTATAATCTTCTCTTCTCTTCtagatttatttatgttatatataataattatcatatatATGACATAAGAGTCTTGGATTTTCTGCCGAAACATAATTATATAAGATTTAAAAAAGGATAAAATTTAATATGTTTTGGAAAGTTGCAAGTGTTTTAAAGTATTTCGAACTCTTTTAACTTCGAAAAGAAGATTTCGAATGAATATATCACTACATAAACTAGAACGAAGTAACTTCCAGGAAAAGTAATTGAGAAAGGACAAAACAATCTGTCATCTGTTAATACTTGCACTGATCATGTGTCAAGATTTTATTACAAGTAACTTCTAGGAAAAGTAAGAAATTTCATTTTTCGATTACATAAAGTAACAAAATATATTTCTAGAATGAAGTCTACTACAAAGTTTTCAAGGCTTGTAGGAATTTGAAAGATTAGTTTCTAATTCCAGGAAAACATTACTAACTCAAACAAATAATTCACATTCTTAGGACCAAATTATTGGGATAATTCACTTTTCAGAATCCTTTTCCGGATTCTGGTACTTGTATAACTTGGAACAGATTAGGAAATAACCCAAGTTGAGAATTCCTATCACGACTAACGTCCAGTACACGTTA
This region includes:
- the LOC139885538 gene encoding protein AUXIN SIGNALING F-BOX 2-like — its product is MNYFPDEVLELIFDFVTLHKDRNSVSLVCKSWYWIEKFSRQKVFIGNCYSISPERLTARFPALKSLTLKGKPHFADFNLVPHDWGGFLLPWIEAMVKAKIGLEELRLKRMVVSDESLELLSRAFPNFKSLVLVNCEGFTTDGLAAIAANCRHLRELDLQENDIEDHRGQWLNCFPENSTSLVSLNFACLKGEINLAVLERLVARSPNLKSLKLNRAVALETLQRILVKAPQLADLGTGSYVQDPASEVYTKLEAAIKKCTSLKSLSGFLEVAPRCLSAFYAICPNLTSLNLSYAPGICGTELMKLIHHCRKLQRLWILDCIGDKGLEVVASCCKELQELRVFPSDPYGVGNAAVTEEGLVAISAGCPNLTSLLYFCQQMTNAALITVAQNSPNFTCFRLCILDPTKPDADTQQPLDEGYGAIVQACSGIKRLSISGLLTDQAFLFIGKYAEKLEMLSVAFAGDSDKAMLYVLNGCKKLRKLEIMNSPFGNVALLQYMEKYETMRSLWMSSCEITLGGCKSLAKKMKRLNVEIMNENEDMEFNRDDDSQKVERMYLYRSLVGPRKDAPDFVWTL